Proteins encoded within one genomic window of Acidovorax sp. 107:
- a CDS encoding phosphoribosylanthranilate isomerase, whose protein sequence is MNQAIAPTATTTAASQRLHAPLQASANVRTRIKICGLTREEDVDAAVAAGADAVGFVLYAPSPRAVTPQRAAQLARRLPPFVTPVLLFVNESTPNVIAASTMIAGATVQFHGDETPQDCLAATSQGARPYLRAARIPLGDGAAQFDLVKYAHDYSHAQAILLDAHVEGFGGGGKAFHWSLLPPSVSSHLVLSGGLTPANVTDGILQVRPRGYSLAVDVSSGVEADGPDGKPIKGIKDAVKIQRFVAAVRAADAQLAKNPHEFLSAT, encoded by the coding sequence ATGAACCAGGCCATTGCTCCGACCGCCACCACCACCGCTGCCAGCCAACGCCTCCACGCCCCTTTGCAGGCGTCCGCCAACGTTCGCACCCGCATCAAGATCTGCGGGCTGACCCGCGAGGAAGACGTGGATGCAGCCGTGGCTGCAGGCGCCGACGCGGTCGGCTTTGTGCTCTACGCCCCCAGCCCACGCGCGGTCACCCCCCAGCGGGCCGCACAGTTGGCCCGTCGCCTGCCGCCGTTTGTCACGCCCGTACTGCTGTTCGTGAACGAGTCCACTCCTAATGTGATAGCAGCCAGCACAATGATTGCCGGCGCCACCGTGCAATTTCATGGTGATGAGACACCCCAGGACTGCCTCGCCGCCACCAGCCAAGGCGCGCGCCCCTACCTGCGCGCCGCCCGAATTCCCCTCGGTGACGGAGCGGCACAGTTTGACCTCGTAAAATATGCGCACGATTACTCTCACGCCCAGGCCATCCTGCTCGACGCCCATGTCGAAGGTTTTGGCGGCGGCGGCAAGGCATTCCATTGGTCACTCCTTCCACCAAGCGTCAGCTCTCACCTCGTTTTGTCTGGTGGACTCACGCCTGCAAACGTGACCGATGGCATTTTGCAAGTCCGCCCGCGAGGCTACTCGCTGGCGGTTGATGTCAGCTCCGGCGTCGAAGCCGATGGCCCTGATGGCAAGCCCATCAAGGGCATCAAGGACGCCGTGAAGATTCAACGTTTCGTTGCCGCCGTGCGTGCGGCCGATGCCCAACTTGCAAAGAACCCCCATGAATTCCTATCAGCAACCTGA
- the leuB gene encoding 3-isopropylmalate dehydrogenase, producing the protein MKIAVLPGDGIGTEIVSEAVKVLEALELPFEMESALVGGVAYDAHGHPLPESTLKLAKEADAILFGAVGDWKYDKLDRPLRPEQAILGLRKNLGLFANFRPAICYEQLVGASSLKPELIAGLDILIIRELTGDIYFGQPRGRRVATDGHFPGAEEAFDTMRYSRPEIERIAHVAFQAARKRSKKVTSVDKANVLETFQFWKDVMTEVGQQYPDVELQHMYVDNAAMQLVKAPKAFDVVVTGNMFGDILSDEASMLTGSIGMLPSASLNSSNQGLYEPSHGSAPDIAGKGVANPLATILSAAMMLRFSLNQEEAAQRIEAAVQKVLAQGLRTPDIYSEGTTKVGTQQMGDAVVRALRG; encoded by the coding sequence ATGAAAATCGCAGTTCTGCCGGGTGACGGCATTGGCACAGAAATCGTCTCTGAAGCCGTGAAGGTGCTCGAAGCGCTGGAGCTTCCCTTCGAGATGGAATCCGCCCTCGTGGGTGGCGTGGCGTACGACGCCCACGGCCACCCGCTGCCCGAGTCCACCCTCAAGCTCGCCAAGGAGGCCGACGCCATCCTGTTCGGCGCTGTGGGCGACTGGAAGTACGACAAGCTCGACCGCCCCCTGCGCCCCGAGCAGGCCATCCTGGGCCTGCGCAAAAACCTGGGCCTGTTCGCCAACTTCCGCCCCGCCATCTGCTACGAGCAGCTGGTGGGCGCCTCCAGCCTCAAGCCTGAACTGATCGCGGGCCTGGACATCCTCATCATCCGCGAGCTGACCGGCGACATCTATTTCGGCCAGCCCCGTGGCCGCCGCGTGGCCACCGACGGCCACTTCCCCGGTGCCGAGGAAGCCTTCGACACCATGCGCTACAGCCGCCCCGAGATCGAGCGTATCGCCCACGTCGCCTTCCAGGCCGCCCGCAAGCGGAGCAAGAAGGTCACCAGCGTCGACAAGGCCAACGTGCTCGAAACCTTCCAGTTCTGGAAGGACGTGATGACCGAAGTGGGCCAGCAGTACCCCGACGTGGAACTGCAGCACATGTATGTGGACAACGCCGCCATGCAACTGGTCAAGGCTCCCAAGGCGTTTGACGTGGTCGTGACGGGCAACATGTTTGGCGACATCCTGTCGGACGAAGCCTCCATGCTCACCGGGTCCATCGGCATGCTGCCCTCAGCCAGCCTGAACAGCAGCAACCAGGGTCTGTACGAACCCAGCCACGGTAGCGCGCCCGACATCGCTGGTAAGGGCGTGGCCAACCCGCTGGCCACCATCCTGTCCGCCGCGATGATGCTGCGCTTCAGTCTGAACCAGGAGGAAGCCGCCCAGCGCATCGAAGCCGCGGTGCAAAAGGTGCTGGCCCAGGGCCTGCGTACGCCCGACATCTACAGCGAAGGCACGACCAAGGTCGGCACGCAGCAAATGGGCGACGCGGTGGTGCGCGCGCTCAGAGGCTGA
- a CDS encoding FimV/HubP family polar landmark protein — translation MHRWKFSVLAAAAVACAGFYTSDASALALGRITVQSALGEPLRAEIDLPQITPAEADSLRATMATPEVFRAQGMEYTQTMNNLQIQLQRRADGTAVLRLSSDRPVNEPFLDLVLDANWGSGRIVRSYTMLFDPPSMRRAAPAVTAAPQISAPTAPQVPAARSAAATRATEPAAAPATPRAAAAPRPAPADGVAVQAGDTAGRIANAYKPAGVSLDQMLVAMMRTNPDAFIQGNVNRLKAGAVLQMPDQATAQSTTAPEARQILTAQARDFNDFRRKLAGAAPSTEVAAAQRSASGTVQTRVEDKKPATAAPDKLTLSKGSVKGQKAAEEQVAKDKQANESATRMAELSKNITDLNKLSAASAAAGSSPAPAAAGAASTPAGVAVQAPAVPATPTAPPAPETPASAPTAAASTPADTAVAAEAAASAPAAEASAPAPAPKPAPAPKSAPAPVEEPGFLSTLMDDPLLPIGGGILVAGLLGFGAYRLVQRRRQNGGVDSSFLESRIQPDSFFGASGGQRVDTANSDMTTGSSMAYSPSQLDAGGDVDPVAEADVYLAYGRDLQAEEILKEAVRHNPGRVSVHVKLGEIYAKRQDRKALEAVAGEVFKLTQGEGPDWNRIAELGRDLEPENRLYQPGGRPGMGEDESPSVPPGGFPSTFSGAGAPAAALPPDLDLDLDLDLPDDALTDAPPAPAGGFAAAAAAAAANSHSEANEPQTLHPEFDLPSLPDEPTAAWSSQDIAPSPAMAPPPVANLDFPSSDDLTMAPSGPMPLSGEPQDSGPMEFDLGDLSLDLNAPSKPMAAPAAKAPAPAPEFTDDGSAAAQDDPLATKLALAEEFNAIGDTDGARTLIEEVVAESSGALKTRAQRMLAELG, via the coding sequence ATGCATCGTTGGAAATTTTCTGTCCTGGCGGCGGCTGCCGTGGCTTGCGCTGGCTTCTACACCAGCGACGCGTCTGCGCTGGCATTGGGCCGCATCACCGTGCAGTCTGCCCTGGGCGAGCCCCTGCGCGCTGAAATCGACCTGCCACAGATCACTCCCGCCGAAGCCGACTCGCTGCGTGCCACGATGGCAACGCCTGAGGTCTTCCGTGCCCAGGGCATGGAATACACACAGACCATGAACAACCTGCAGATCCAGCTGCAGCGCCGTGCCGACGGCACCGCCGTGTTGCGCCTGTCGAGCGACCGGCCTGTGAACGAGCCCTTCCTGGATCTGGTACTGGACGCCAACTGGGGCTCCGGCCGTATCGTTCGCAGTTACACCATGCTGTTTGACCCTCCAAGCATGCGCCGTGCCGCGCCTGCCGTCACAGCTGCCCCCCAGATTTCGGCCCCCACCGCGCCCCAGGTACCTGCAGCGCGCTCCGCAGCAGCGACCCGCGCTACCGAGCCAGCGGCCGCACCAGCCACGCCCCGCGCTGCAGCAGCACCACGCCCGGCACCGGCAGATGGCGTTGCAGTGCAAGCGGGTGATACCGCAGGCCGGATTGCGAACGCATACAAACCTGCAGGCGTCTCGCTCGACCAGATGCTGGTGGCGATGATGCGCACTAACCCGGACGCCTTCATCCAGGGCAACGTCAACCGCCTGAAGGCGGGTGCTGTGCTGCAGATGCCCGATCAGGCCACGGCCCAGTCCACGACGGCCCCGGAGGCGCGTCAGATTCTGACTGCGCAGGCCCGCGACTTCAACGACTTCCGCCGCAAGCTTGCCGGTGCAGCCCCTTCGACCGAGGTGGCTGCGGCCCAGCGATCCGCCTCCGGCACCGTCCAGACACGCGTCGAAGACAAAAAGCCCGCGACGGCGGCACCCGACAAACTCACCCTGTCCAAGGGCTCGGTCAAGGGCCAAAAGGCGGCTGAAGAACAAGTCGCCAAGGACAAACAGGCCAATGAATCCGCCACCCGGATGGCGGAGTTGTCCAAGAACATCACCGATCTGAACAAGCTGAGCGCGGCATCTGCAGCCGCCGGCAGCAGCCCTGCGCCAGCCGCAGCCGGTGCGGCCAGCACTCCTGCAGGGGTGGCCGTGCAGGCCCCAGCCGTTCCCGCAACGCCGACCGCACCACCGGCTCCCGAAACCCCGGCATCTGCCCCCACAGCGGCGGCCAGCACCCCGGCAGATACCGCAGTGGCAGCGGAAGCGGCGGCCTCGGCGCCCGCCGCAGAGGCATCTGCACCAGCACCGGCCCCCAAGCCAGCACCGGCTCCCAAATCTGCTCCCGCTCCCGTGGAAGAGCCAGGCTTCCTGTCCACCCTCATGGACGACCCGCTGCTGCCCATCGGTGGCGGCATTCTGGTAGCTGGTCTGCTCGGTTTTGGCGCATACCGCCTGGTGCAGCGCCGTCGCCAGAACGGCGGGGTGGACAGTTCCTTCCTCGAAAGCCGCATTCAGCCCGACTCCTTCTTTGGTGCCAGCGGCGGCCAGCGCGTGGATACCGCCAACAGCGACATGACCACCGGTTCGTCCATGGCCTATTCGCCCAGCCAGCTGGACGCGGGCGGCGACGTAGACCCTGTGGCTGAAGCAGACGTCTATCTGGCCTATGGCCGCGACCTCCAGGCCGAAGAAATCCTGAAAGAAGCCGTACGCCACAATCCCGGCCGCGTCTCCGTACACGTCAAGCTGGGTGAAATTTACGCCAAGCGCCAAGACCGCAAAGCCCTGGAGGCCGTTGCGGGTGAAGTGTTCAAGCTGACCCAGGGCGAAGGGCCTGACTGGAACCGCATTGCCGAACTCGGGCGCGATCTGGAGCCAGAAAACCGTCTGTACCAACCCGGCGGCCGCCCTGGCATGGGCGAGGACGAATCCCCCTCCGTGCCACCGGGCGGATTCCCCAGCACCTTCTCCGGCGCAGGAGCCCCTGCAGCCGCCCTGCCGCCAGACCTGGATCTGGACTTGGATCTGGACCTTCCCGATGACGCGCTGACGGACGCTCCCCCCGCACCAGCCGGTGGCTTTGCCGCTGCAGCGGCCGCCGCCGCAGCCAACAGCCACAGCGAGGCCAACGAGCCCCAGACGCTGCACCCCGAATTCGACCTGCCCAGCCTTCCCGACGAGCCCACAGCCGCCTGGAGCAGCCAGGACATCGCTCCCAGCCCTGCGATGGCACCGCCGCCGGTTGCCAACCTGGACTTCCCCAGCAGCGACGACCTGACCATGGCGCCCTCGGGCCCCATGCCGCTGAGCGGCGAGCCCCAGGATTCCGGCCCGATGGAGTTTGATCTGGGCGACCTGTCGCTGGACCTGAACGCTCCCTCCAAGCCCATGGCGGCGCCTGCCGCCAAAGCCCCGGCCCCTGCACCAGAATTCACCGACGATGGCTCGGCAGCAGCGCAGGACGACCCACTGGCCACCAAGCTTGCGCTGGCCGAAGAGTTCAACGCCATTGGCGATACCGATGGAGCCCGCACGCTGATTGAAGAGGTTGTGGCGGAGTCCAGCGGAGCCCTCAAGACCCGCGCCCAGCGCATGCTGGCCGAACTGGGCTGA
- the asd gene encoding aspartate-semialdehyde dehydrogenase, whose translation MSKLVGLVGWRGMVGSVLMDRMVEEKDFDLIEPLFFSTSNAGGKAPAQAKNETTLQDAFNIDALKRCDIIITAQGGDYTTEVFPKLRAAGWNGHWIDAASTLRMEKNAVIILDPVNMPVIKDALANGGKNWVGGNCTVSCMLMGVGALYKAGLVEWMSTQTYQAASGGGAQHMRELLTQYGTLNAEVKALLDDPKSAILEIDRKVIAKQRALTGAETANFGVPLGGSLIPWIDKDLGNGMSKEEWKGMAETNKILGLGEGFGSAAIPVDGFCVRVGAMRCHSQALTFKLKKDVPVADLEAMIAADNEWVKVVPNTREATIKDLTPVAVTGTMTIPVGRIRKLAMGPEYVGAFTIGDQLLWGAAEPLRRMLRILLDA comes from the coding sequence ATGAGCAAGTTGGTAGGTTTGGTCGGCTGGCGCGGCATGGTCGGCTCGGTGTTGATGGACCGCATGGTCGAGGAAAAAGACTTCGACCTGATCGAGCCATTGTTCTTCTCCACGTCCAACGCGGGCGGCAAGGCCCCCGCACAGGCCAAGAACGAAACCACCCTGCAAGACGCCTTCAACATCGACGCCCTGAAGCGCTGCGACATCATCATCACCGCACAAGGCGGCGACTACACCACCGAAGTCTTCCCCAAGCTGCGCGCTGCGGGCTGGAACGGCCACTGGATCGACGCCGCCTCCACCCTGCGCATGGAAAAGAACGCGGTCATCATCCTGGACCCCGTGAACATGCCCGTCATCAAGGACGCGCTGGCCAACGGCGGTAAGAACTGGGTGGGCGGCAACTGCACCGTGAGCTGCATGCTGATGGGCGTGGGCGCACTCTACAAGGCCGGCCTGGTCGAGTGGATGAGCACCCAGACCTACCAGGCGGCCTCGGGCGGCGGCGCCCAACACATGCGCGAGCTGCTCACGCAGTACGGCACGCTGAACGCCGAAGTGAAGGCGTTGCTCGACGACCCCAAGAGCGCCATCCTGGAAATCGACCGCAAGGTCATCGCCAAGCAGCGCGCACTGACCGGCGCAGAAACCGCCAACTTTGGTGTGCCCCTGGGCGGTAGCCTGATCCCCTGGATCGACAAGGACCTGGGCAACGGCATGTCCAAGGAAGAATGGAAGGGCATGGCCGAGACCAACAAGATCCTCGGACTGGGCGAGGGCTTCGGCTCTGCGGCCATTCCCGTGGACGGCTTCTGCGTGCGCGTGGGCGCCATGCGCTGCCACAGCCAGGCCCTGACCTTCAAGCTCAAGAAAGACGTGCCTGTGGCCGACCTGGAAGCCATGATCGCTGCGGACAATGAGTGGGTGAAGGTGGTACCTAACACCCGCGAAGCCACCATCAAGGACCTGACCCCTGTGGCCGTCACCGGCACCATGACCATCCCTGTGGGCCGCATCCGCAAACTGGCCATGGGCCCCGAGTATGTGGGCGCCTTCACCATTGGTGACCAGTTGCTGTGGGGTGCTGCAGAGCCCCTGCGCCGCATGCTGCGCATCCTGCTCGACGCCTGA
- the leuC gene encoding 3-isopropylmalate dehydratase large subunit: MGRTLYDKIWDEHVVHTEEDGTSILYIDRHLVHEVTSPQAFEGLREAGRKVWRMSSIVATADHNTPTTGWENGYDGITDPISKEQITTLNDNIAQITPAAFFPFMHKRQGIVHVIGPENGATLPGMTVVCGDSHTSTHGAFGALAHGIGTSEVEHVMATQTLLAKKAKNMLVQVDGTLAKGVTPKDVVLAIIGKIGTAGGTGYTIEFAGSVFRAMSMEGRMTVCNMAIEGGARAGLVAVDDKTIEYVKGRPLSPTGVEWDQAVAYWKTLHSDADAKFDTVVKLDAAEIVPQVTWGTSPEMVLGVDARVPDPDKEKDANKRGAIERALTYMGLQPGKPINDITIDKVFIGSCTNSRIEDMREAAAVVKNLGRKVASNVKLAMVVPGSGLVKEQAEREGLDKIFVAAGFEWREPGCSMCLAMNADRLEPGERCASTSNRNFEGRQGAGGRTHLVSPAMAAAAAVHGHFVDIRQFA, translated from the coding sequence ATGGGACGCACCCTGTACGACAAGATCTGGGACGAGCATGTCGTCCACACCGAAGAGGACGGCACCTCCATCCTCTACATCGACCGCCACCTGGTGCACGAGGTCACCAGCCCCCAGGCGTTTGAAGGCCTGCGCGAAGCCGGTCGCAAGGTGTGGCGCATGAGCTCCATCGTGGCCACCGCCGACCACAACACGCCCACCACGGGCTGGGAAAACGGCTACGACGGCATCACTGACCCGATCAGCAAGGAACAGATCACCACGCTGAACGACAACATCGCACAGATCACACCGGCGGCGTTCTTCCCCTTCATGCACAAGCGCCAGGGCATCGTGCACGTGATCGGCCCTGAAAACGGCGCCACCCTGCCCGGCATGACCGTGGTCTGCGGCGACAGCCACACCAGCACGCACGGCGCGTTCGGAGCACTGGCCCACGGCATCGGCACCTCCGAGGTCGAGCACGTGATGGCCACGCAAACCCTGCTGGCCAAGAAGGCCAAGAACATGCTGGTGCAGGTGGACGGCACGCTGGCCAAGGGCGTGACGCCCAAGGACGTGGTACTGGCCATCATCGGCAAGATCGGCACGGCGGGTGGCACGGGCTACACCATTGAATTCGCCGGCTCCGTATTCCGCGCGATGAGCATGGAAGGCCGCATGACCGTGTGCAACATGGCCATCGAAGGCGGCGCACGCGCCGGTCTGGTGGCGGTGGACGACAAGACCATCGAATACGTCAAGGGCCGCCCCCTGTCGCCCACGGGCGTGGAATGGGACCAGGCCGTGGCCTACTGGAAGACGCTGCACTCTGACGCCGATGCCAAGTTCGACACCGTCGTCAAGCTCGACGCTGCAGAGATCGTGCCGCAGGTCACCTGGGGCACCTCGCCCGAGATGGTGCTGGGCGTGGATGCCCGCGTGCCCGACCCCGACAAGGAAAAGGACGCCAACAAGCGTGGCGCCATCGAGCGCGCCTTGACCTACATGGGCCTGCAACCCGGCAAGCCGATCAACGACATCACCATCGACAAGGTGTTCATCGGCAGTTGCACCAACAGCCGCATCGAAGACATGCGCGAAGCCGCTGCCGTGGTGAAGAACCTGGGCCGCAAGGTGGCCAGCAACGTCAAGCTGGCGATGGTGGTGCCCGGTTCGGGCCTGGTCAAGGAACAGGCCGAGCGCGAAGGCCTGGACAAGATCTTCGTGGCCGCAGGCTTCGAGTGGCGCGAGCCCGGCTGCAGCATGTGTCTGGCCATGAACGCCGACCGCCTGGAGCCCGGCGAGCGTTGCGCATCCACCAGCAACCGCAACTTTGAAGGCCGCCAGGGCGCCGGTGGCCGCACCCACCTGGTGAGCCCCGCCATGGCAGCCGCCGCGGCCGTGCATGGCCACTTTGTGGATATTCGTCAATTTGCCTGA
- a CDS encoding LysR family transcriptional regulator encodes MKSSERSFARRIDLTSLQLFVAVCELGSIGRAAEREFIAASAVSKRLSDLETAVDTALLYRHSRGVTLTPAGESLLHHARTVLFGLERMQGELSEYADGVRGHVRMHANISAIFQFLPEDLGAFAREHSQIKIDLQEHLSSDVLHAVQEGAADLGICNIGMANSGGVIALQSRPYRADNLVLVVPRAHDLSALNAINFEEILDWDIVGLHANSSISLAMRAAAAAAGRPLRQRIQVTGLDAMCRMIDNGLGVGLLPDRAFALMRGVGNLQAIPLTDAWAHRELRVVARDFDALPVTARLLVEHLSPRAEPAPTHPAPDTKIQSPT; translated from the coding sequence ATGAAAAGCTCCGAGCGCAGTTTTGCGCGCCGTATCGACCTCACCTCGCTGCAACTGTTTGTGGCGGTGTGCGAGCTCGGCAGCATTGGTCGCGCGGCCGAGCGCGAGTTCATTGCGGCATCGGCCGTCAGCAAGCGCCTGTCGGACCTGGAAACGGCCGTGGACACCGCGCTGCTCTACCGCCACAGCCGGGGCGTGACCCTCACGCCCGCTGGCGAGAGCCTGCTGCACCATGCGCGCACCGTACTGTTCGGCCTGGAGCGCATGCAAGGCGAACTGAGCGAATACGCCGACGGCGTGCGCGGCCATGTGCGCATGCACGCCAACATCTCCGCCATCTTCCAGTTTCTGCCAGAAGACCTGGGCGCCTTTGCGCGCGAGCACAGCCAGATCAAGATCGACCTGCAGGAGCACCTCTCCAGCGACGTGCTGCACGCCGTGCAAGAAGGCGCCGCCGACCTGGGCATCTGCAATATCGGCATGGCGAACAGCGGGGGCGTCATTGCACTGCAAAGCCGCCCCTACCGTGCCGACAATTTGGTGCTGGTTGTGCCCCGGGCGCACGATTTATCTGCGCTGAATGCTATCAATTTTGAAGAAATCCTGGATTGGGACATCGTAGGCCTGCACGCCAATAGCAGCATCAGCCTGGCCATGCGCGCAGCCGCCGCTGCCGCCGGGCGCCCGCTGCGCCAGCGCATCCAGGTCACCGGGCTGGACGCCATGTGCCGCATGATCGACAACGGCTTGGGCGTGGGCCTGCTGCCCGACCGGGCGTTTGCGCTGATGCGCGGCGTGGGCAATCTGCAGGCCATCCCGTTGACCGATGCCTGGGCCCACCGCGAGCTGCGGGTGGTGGCCCGCGACTTTGATGCCTTGCCTGTCACGGCGCGCTTGCTGGTGGAACACCTCTCACCCCGGGCAGAACCCGCCCCGACGCACCCAGCCCCCGACACTAAAATCCAATCACCCACCTGA
- a CDS encoding entericidin A/B family lipoprotein translates to MKKTATLIALSLAFVLAGCNTVKGVGQDIGKAGSAIERAAK, encoded by the coding sequence ATGAAAAAGACCGCCACCCTCATCGCCCTGTCGCTGGCCTTTGTGCTGGCTGGCTGCAACACCGTCAAGGGTGTGGGCCAGGACATTGGCAAAGCCGGCAGCGCCATCGAGCGCGCTGCCAAGTAA
- the leuD gene encoding 3-isopropylmalate dehydratase small subunit, with the protein MQKFTLIKGLVAPMDRENVDTDAIIPKQFLKSIKKTGFGVNLFDEWRYLDHGEPGQDPASRKPNPDFVLNQPRYAGASVLLARKNFGCGSSREHAPWALDQYGFRAVIAPSFADIFFNNCFKNGLLPIVLPEATVAQLFDEVAAFPGYQLTIDLERQVIVRPQGEEIPFDVQAFRKYCLLNGFDDIGLTLRQSDKIKAFEAQRLATKPWLAHTMVS; encoded by the coding sequence ATGCAAAAATTCACCTTGATCAAGGGCCTTGTGGCCCCCATGGACCGCGAGAACGTAGACACCGACGCGATCATCCCCAAGCAGTTCCTCAAGTCGATCAAGAAGACCGGCTTTGGCGTGAACCTGTTTGACGAATGGCGCTACCTGGACCACGGCGAGCCCGGCCAGGACCCCGCCAGCCGCAAGCCCAACCCCGACTTCGTGCTGAACCAGCCGCGCTATGCGGGCGCCTCCGTCCTGCTGGCGCGCAAGAACTTCGGCTGCGGCTCCAGCCGCGAACACGCGCCCTGGGCGCTGGACCAGTACGGATTTCGCGCCGTGATTGCCCCCAGCTTTGCCGACATCTTCTTCAACAACTGCTTCAAGAACGGCCTGCTGCCCATCGTGCTGCCCGAGGCCACCGTGGCCCAGCTGTTCGACGAAGTGGCGGCCTTCCCCGGCTACCAGCTCACCATCGACCTGGAGCGCCAGGTGATTGTTCGCCCCCAAGGCGAAGAGATTCCGTTCGACGTGCAGGCTTTCCGCAAGTACTGCCTGCTCAACGGTTTTGACGACATCGGTCTGACCCTGCGCCAATCCGACAAGATCAAGGCCTTTGAAGCCCAACGCCTGGCTACCAAGCCCTGGCTGGCACACACCATGGTGTCGTGA
- the truA gene encoding tRNA pseudouridine(38-40) synthase TruA, protein MTRVALGVSYNGQAYSGWQSQLSGNTVQDKLEAALGRFATHPVSTLCAGRTDAGVHGLMQVVHFDTPLNRPPASWVRGTNTFLPPDIAVQWAQAVPDHFHARASAVARRYAYVLLQSPVRPSVDAGRVGWVFHPLDHDAMRQAADCLLGEHDFTSFRASACQAKTPVKTLHRIDIVRRGATAPHPELGWSPCYWRFEFEANAFLHHMIRNIMGCLIAIGQGTQPPEWMAQVLAARSRKVAAPTFSPDGLYFQGPVYDAVWGLPQRTAAYDWLP, encoded by the coding sequence ATGACCCGGGTGGCGCTGGGTGTCAGCTACAACGGCCAGGCGTACAGTGGCTGGCAAAGTCAGCTGTCTGGCAACACCGTACAGGACAAACTCGAAGCGGCCCTGGGCCGCTTTGCTACGCATCCTGTCAGCACGCTGTGCGCAGGCCGTACCGATGCCGGGGTACACGGACTGATGCAGGTGGTCCACTTTGACACCCCCCTCAATCGCCCCCCCGCGTCCTGGGTCCGAGGCACCAATACCTTCTTGCCACCCGACATTGCGGTCCAGTGGGCGCAGGCCGTACCCGACCACTTTCACGCGCGCGCCAGTGCCGTGGCGCGGCGCTACGCCTATGTGCTGTTGCAGTCCCCGGTCCGGCCCAGCGTAGATGCCGGGCGGGTGGGCTGGGTGTTTCACCCGCTGGACCACGATGCCATGCGGCAAGCGGCCGATTGCCTGCTGGGCGAGCACGACTTCACCTCGTTTCGCGCGTCTGCCTGCCAGGCCAAGACCCCCGTCAAGACCTTGCACCGCATCGATATCGTGCGGCGGGGCGCGACCGCCCCGCACCCGGAGCTGGGCTGGAGCCCCTGTTACTGGCGGTTCGAATTCGAAGCCAACGCCTTCTTGCACCACATGATCCGCAACATCATGGGCTGCCTGATCGCCATCGGTCAGGGCACGCAGCCTCCTGAGTGGATGGCCCAGGTGCTCGCCGCCCGGTCGCGCAAGGTGGCGGCACCGACGTTCTCACCGGACGGGCTGTACTTTCAAGGGCCCGTCTACGACGCCGTCTGGGGGCTGCCCCAGCGCACGGCTGCGTATGATTGGCTTCCATGA